From the Sanguibacter sp. HDW7 genome, the window GTCGGCCCGCTGAAGAACTCCGTCTACCTCGACTTCCGCGACGCCATCAAGCGCGTCGGGAAGAAGAAGATCGCCGAGCGCTACGGCAACCTCTTCGAGATGTACACCCACGCGACCGGCGAGGACCCGTACACCGAGCCCATGCGCATCGCCCCCGGCGCCCACTTCACCATGGGCGGCCTGTGGTCCGACTACGACCAGATGACGTCCGTCCCCGGGCTCTTCGTCGGAGGCGAGGCCGGCTGGGGCTACCACGGCGCGAACCGCCTCGGCGCGAACTCGCTGCTCTCCGCCTGCGTCGACGGCTGGTTCACCCTGCCGTACTCCGTGCCCAGCTACCTCGCGCCCCTGCTCGGCACGTCGCGGCTCGCCGACGACGCGCCCGTCGTCACCGAGGCCGTCGACCGCGCCGAGGCGCGCGTCGCCAAGCTCCTCGCGATCCAGGGGGAGCACGGCCCGACGTACTTCCACCGCGAGCTCGGCGACATCCTCTACGAGGGCTGCGGCGTCGTCCGCACCAAGGAGTCGCTCACGACCGCGATCGAGAAGATCCGCGCCCTCAGCGCGCGCTTCTGGACCGAGCTGCGCGTTCTCGGCGACGACGACCGCCTCAACCAGGAGCTCGAGAAGGCCGGCCGCGTCGCCGACTACCTCGAGCTCGCCGAGCTCATGTGCATCGACGCCCTCGACCGCGAGGAGTCGTGCGGCGCCCACTTCCGCGCCGAGCACGAGGCCGACGGCGAGGCGCTCCGCGACGACAACCTCTGGGCCTTCGTCTCCGCGTGGGGCGTGCCCGGCGACGGGCGCTTCGTCCGCCACGCCGAACCCCTGAACTTCGACGCCGTCCCGCTCACGAGGAGGAACTACAAGTGAGGCTCACCCTGGAGGTCTGGCGACAGACCGACCCCGCGGACGCCGGCCGCTTCGAGACGCACGTCGTCGACGACGCCACGCCCGAGATGAGCGTCGTCGAGCTCCTCGACCGCCTCAACGAGTCCATCGTCGAGGACGGGCGCGAACCCGTCGCATTCGAGTCCGACTGCCGCGAAGGCATCTGCGGCGCGTGCGGTGTGACCGTCGACGACCGGCCCCACGGCCCTCAGTCGAACACCCCGTCGTGCCACCAGCGGCTCTCCTCCTGGAAGGACGGCGAGACCGTCCGCATCGAGCCCCTGCGCTCAGGTGCGTACCCCGTCGTCCGCGACCTCGTCGTCGACCGCTCCGCGCTCGACCGCATCGTCCGTGCCGGCGGTCACGTCGCGATCCAGGCCGGCACCGCGCCTGACGCCGACACGACCGCCGTCGACCACGCCCTCGCCGAGATGGCACTCGACTTCGCAGCCTGCATCGGCTGCGGAGCCTGCGTCGCCGCGTGCCCCAACGGGGCCGCGCACCTCTTCGTCGGGTCCAAGCTGCAGCACCTCGCATCCCTCCCTGGGGGCAAGGAGGAACGCGGCAAGCGGGCTCGCGCGATGATCGCCGAGATGGAGCAGGACTTCGGTCCGTGCTCGTCGTTCGGCGAGTGCGCCGACGTGTGCCCCGCGGGCATCCCGCTCGCCGCGATCGCCGTGGTCAACCGAGAGAGAATGAGGGTGGTGCTCCGGGGCAAGAACAACTGACCAGAGGTTTCTCCTCACGGCGGCAATGGAGCCGCCCGACGAGGCCGGCAACGACGCCGTCCTCTCGCCCCGCAACGCGCACCGTCGCTCGTTGCCATGGACGAAACGGAGATCACAATGTCTCAGCAGTACCGCACGGAGGTCGACCTCCTCGGGCCCAAGGACGTCCCCGCGGAGGCCTACTACGGCGTCCACACGCAGCGGGCGATCGAGAACTTCACGATCAGCCCCACGCGGATCGGCGACGTGCCCGAGTTCGTGCGCGCCATGGTCCAGGTGAAGAAGGCCTCGGCCCTCGCCAACAAGGACATGTACACCCTGCCCGCTGACGTCGCGGACTCGATCGTCGCCGCGTGCGACGCGATCCTCGACGAGGGCCGCTGCATGGACCAGTTCCCCATCGACGTCTTCCAGGGCGGCGCCGGGACGAGCGTCAACATGAACACGAACGAGGTCGTCGCGAACCTCGCCCTCGAGCTCCGAGGGCTCCCCAAGGGGGCGTACGACGTCATCAACCCCAACGACCACGTCAACCAGTGCCAGTCCACGAACGACGCCTACCCGACGGGCTTCCGGCTCGCGGTCCACGCCGTCGTCGAGGACCTCCGCACCGAGCTCGGCCGGCTGGCCGAGGCGTTC encodes:
- a CDS encoding succinate dehydrogenase/fumarate reductase iron-sulfur subunit, with the protein product MRLTLEVWRQTDPADAGRFETHVVDDATPEMSVVELLDRLNESIVEDGREPVAFESDCREGICGACGVTVDDRPHGPQSNTPSCHQRLSSWKDGETVRIEPLRSGAYPVVRDLVVDRSALDRIVRAGGHVAIQAGTAPDADTTAVDHALAEMALDFAACIGCGACVAACPNGAAHLFVGSKLQHLASLPGGKEERGKRARAMIAEMEQDFGPCSSFGECADVCPAGIPLAAIAVVNRERMRVVLRGKNN